TTCGTAAGGttagataaaattaaaaaaataaattagttatATTAATTAGTTATACGATCTCGAGTTTGCTATAAACGATGacgattggttttttttttgtttgggtgtATGTTCGGTTTCAGCATAATGCTCTTCACTGTGATGAATCTTACGATGCGCCATGTAAGAACACATGTACCTTTCAATACCAAGGCttgtttgatcgtttttttcctgttcatTTAGTGCCTGTGATAGATTCGCTGTTTATATTAGTAGGATACGGCCACTGCCTGACTGAATGTGCCAGAGTCTTATCAGCACCAGCAAAACAACCTCTTCTGATTTCCTTACGATTATCCTTCTGTACTGTTCTGTTGATTGAGGAGTTTGATGTAGCGTCTTTCGATTGACGACTATATGTACATGTACATAAGATAGcttgcgtgtgtttttgagAGAATTTGTCGATGTTAGTTGTGTACTTCAATCTTACATTCCAtgttatttgaatttattatttctgcCGTGCTTCGGAATCTGAATCCGAGAGAGGGGGGCGAGACCTGGCTCAGACATCCGCCGTTCGCGATGTTATGCTGGGAGATCGTGAGTGTATGACGACGCGGTGACCGTTTTTCGTCACGAATCCGTCACTCTCCACCAGAACGGCCGTCTGGCGGCCTTGAGGATCGCCGTTACTATCCGGTGATTCCTTTGATGATAGACTATGATCCACTACACCTATGTTCGCCTGAGAACCGCCGAGAATTCCTTTACTTTTACCACTACCAGGGGTGCCAACGCCACCGCCTATGCTGCCACCGGCGATCTGGCTACCATTGTCTCCACTACCTATTGCAGCTCCACCGCTACCGTCGTTATCATTGCCATTGCCACCATCGTTTCCGTTATCACAGGCATCTATTTCAAGATCGTCTCCGGTGGAACCGTCAGTTCCACCGCCATGACGCTGCTTGTAGCGTTTCCATGCGTGTTGTATCAGACGGGCACAGTATTCTTCGCGTTGCCTCCAGAGCGTGGACGACACCGGTTCGTAACCCACTTCGTCCGGACGCTGTTGTACCTCACCCAACTCTGCCGTCTCTTCGATAGGATTTCCTTTCCGAGCGAAAAAGTCTTTCGTCAGTGCGTCCAGGATATCGACACAGAACATCATATCGCCACGGCAGATAGGAATATCCATCGAAATAATTTTGTAACGGTTCGGTTTATGTATCTGGAGGGGCGGTTCCAGCACGTCCAGAAAGTCTGATAGTTGATCGTACCGAACGTATTGTGTACCGTCCGGATCAAACTGTTGCCATATTTCGTAGTACATATCGTAGTCGTCGTCCGTCAAGCCCTCCTGCACGTCTTCCGTTGCTTGGGAATAGTTTTCGAGAATAACAGCGATGTACATGTTGATGACGATAAGAAAACTTATTACTAGATACGCCAATAGGTACGTTATGCCGATCGTTGATGAGCCACAATTTCCCGGGTAGCCTTTATCATTGTCCGGTGGTAGACAGTCTTCTTCGTTGATAATACCATCTAGCACACCATCCCAACCGGCTGAGGTGGACATCTGGAATGTGTAAATACCGAACATATAGGGGGGAatgaggtgtgtgtgtgtgtttttttttttcacgagCATATTTGCAAACAGTGTCTAACCTGAAACAGCAAGATCATACTCTGGCCGAAGGTTTTAAAGTTGTACACATCATCCAAGCCACTCTTATCCTTGACGTGCATGAAGAATGACATcccaaaaatggcaaaaatgaaCATCACCAAAAACAGTAGCAGACAGATGTTAAAAAGTGCAGGCAGCGACATAGCTAACGCAAACAGCAACGTCCGTATACCCTTGGCACCCTTCACCAAACGCAGTACACGGCCCACTTTTGCAACTCGCACGACTCGCAGAAGCGTTGGAGATACAAAATATTTCTCAATAAGATCACTTAAGACAAGACCTGGTATGGGTAAAAACACAACGAGACGATACGGAGTAATTAAAACATCGCATCGAGGAAGGTAGCAAAAACTAGTGAATGACCGCACTTACCTAAAATGGAAAGAATGACCACAACGAAATCAAACAGATTCCACGGTTCGATAAAGTAATGGTATCGTAGGGCGAAGATCTTCATCAAACATTCACTGCTGAAAATGCAGATGAATATCATATTCAAGTAGTCTAGCACCGCGCTAAACGTTTCTGATTGTTTGTAGTGATCCAGCGTCATGGTTAACATATTGAAGCCGATGAACAACATGATGATCATGTCGAACTTTTTATTCGTCACTATTTCGAACACTATTGCTTGCGGGCGCCACTGTAATGAAATGGAGCGAATTAGTGTGTTACGTCGTGGAATGCAGCATGTACTTTACTGCTTACCCTTGGTCGAGGGATTGCCTTGAGTGGTTTCTTCGATCCCATCTTCTTCATGGCATTGTAGTACTTTTTCTGATCTTCCGTCATGAACATTTCCAGTGATCCTCCggctttctttttctgttcatTGAAGTTATCAATAATCACACCGATGAAGAGATTCAGTGTGAAGAACGATCCGAAGATAATGAAGAACACAAAGTACAGATACATGTAGATGTTTGTTTCCCGTATAGGCTGTTTGCCGACCTGTAAAGTAACAGCAAACGATGGGATTAGCtcatttacaaagaaaaaacgaccTCTCTACAGCACATACGTCACGGGAATCAATGGCATCGTTCATGATTTGTATCCATCCTTTGAATGTCGCTACTTGAAATAGACACAAATACGCTTTACCGACGTGATCGAAGTTCATCGGTGAGTTTTCCCATGTATAATTTTCGGCTTTGCACGCATTTACATCCGGAATAATTTCGTGAggtaatgttgttttatttttatccacaCACTATCATACgaagaaacgaaaccaaaTGGATTAGCATGAGAATATTGTTCTAATGGGGATGAAGTACAGCAGTCGCAATACCTTGAAGTATTTTCCAGCAAATAATTGCACTCCCATAATAGCAAATATCAGCCAGAATATCAAACAAACCAGCAGCACGTTGAAGATGGACGGTATAGCTTGAACCAATGCATTCACGACGACCTATACATACACGTACGATTGATTCAATTGTACAGTTGATTCAAACAATAAAgagaataaaacattaataaaattcGTGTAAACGAACCAATCTCTTGCTATGATTCTTAGATCGTTTCATTTGAAAAAGGGAATAGCCCAGCTTTGTTGACCATGCAGTGAACAGAATAAGCGCAATACAGCCATGAACATCTATTTATAAAGCGGTAcaaagtttcaattttttcaattaCCACACAGTTAGTTACCATTttaaaactcataaaaaacaGTTCTGTTGGTAACGAACTGTtggaaagcataaaaacaaagaatcttaaacgcaaacaaaactgtttggcaattgaaaaaattgaaacataaagGCAACacatttcataaaacattattaGCTGATGAGCTGATGTGTATAGTATTTGAGAATAcagttgcaaacaaaaattgtactaagagaaatatttttacagaAAATTTTAAGCTAATGATATAATTCACACCCAATCTGGtctaacaatttttttccacttttattACAATATTGCGTGTTCTACAACCATCTAAAATACTACGTTTATGTTTGTATATACATGATGTGTACTGCATAGCTATGACACCAAAGTACACTTAGCGCATTTGATACACAAGCAAAACACATATCATTCCGCAAGTGTGAcagtgttacaaaaaaaaactgtaatcAAATGAGGCAACAGTTGATAATGCAAACAATACTGGTAAGCGCAATCACAATACTCCTACTCATGAAATATTCAGATGCAGCGTGATGAAGTAATGGCCATAAAGAGCTCTAAAAATATAACTAAGTATATATACGTATATAGAATCTGATTTATAGTAACATAGTCTACTTCAGTTGTTATGATTCAAAAATAACTAACACCATGTAAGAATAATCTAGAAAGAGTAGTATAAGGATAGCGCGATtggttgttgatgatgttttcgtaCTGGTTTGATGCTTAAAACCAAATGTAAGTAGTGCAAATCGATATGTAAAATGACTGTTTTGCTCTATTTGATGCTTTTGGTTTCGAAACTAATTAGAGTAAAGTAAATACTTTGAAGTTACGTACCCTCATTCCCTGCATACGGGACATGGCACGTAGCGGTCTCAGGGCTCTAAGAGTTCGCATGGTTTTGAATGCTTGAATACCACCCGCTCCACAAAGTGAAGCAACGAAGTTTATTAATGATACCTAGGAAAAGCATGGGTCAAATCGAGTGAGTATTTAATGGTTGATGATCGTAAAATTGAACTGTAACCGCCCGTAACTTTTGTTGTCTCCATATGATTGAgctactctttttttatgtgtttgttaTTGAATTATTGTGTCGAGAACATGTGAAGtaaagaaattttgttttcttatttctaatttgcattcaaactGATAAACATAATTGTAATGACGCTTCCTAGGTATTTAGTGTGTATGTAATTTGTTAACGCaatgaaataatcatttttaaatgtattgataaaattcatgttgttttaattgtgtaataataataaaaacaaacaatgaacAATCAATAATGATGAAAACGTTGCTTGTTAGAGTGTACAAATACTCCATAACGATTTCTTATTTAAATTGGCATTGATTTGCTCCGTCACTGGAGCTAAACATTGACTAATTTTCATTGGCCGAGTTACTTCTTAAGCAAAACtgtgtaatatttatttaaaatagtgAACAACAATATCAAAGTTGTATTTAACCGTACGATATCATTACTTAACGCCAGTGAATGGGCATCTGTTTAAGTTAAAGTCACTGTAAGTATTTGCAAATTAACGTAAGTtcaacgaaaaagaaagaaaacaaccatTATAAGTAAAAGAACGTACACAATACATAAAATTGACATCGACACATACTAAAGCGACTGTTTTGCATCAGCTACATGTATAACACGTACGGCAGCGTCTAAAAGGCACGAAAagtcattttgtttgctttcaatttaATCTTGTCTAACCACAAAGTTTATGAAGGAAGattgagtttttgtttgtgtcttAGATCATGATCATCACGCACAACATTCAACATGTCATTCCTTGTATCGGTTTATCTATAGTCAATCCATATGTATTTACAACTGCGACCTCAGACTGCGtgattttcaacattttcataaGCCCTTACTAGGCTCGGTAGTATTGCTAGGTTTGCTCTTAGCTGATCATGTTTGATATTTGTGGTAGTAACTTggtatttattaataattgttACGTTGTTGTACACAAATGGTTACAACATCTGTTTCAAAATCCAAAGGATGGTAATCaatcttttcctttcactATGCCATAAATAAAATCGTAAAACCAGTAATTAGTGCCGTCTTTTCATATTGTTTTATAAGTTTGAAATTATGctgtacaaaacaaatcatttgtgAGTGTAAATGTTGAAACAATATGATGTGCTTCGattaaatttcacatttttcagTTCATTAAAAAGGATATACAATGCTAAGCTTTTGCAaacgttcttttgtttttttttctcaaatgtCTATCAACGACTAACAATAGAGGTATTTCTTGCAACATAAATACTGGATACTAAAACGGAAGAAGTACAGGTAaatagaaatggaaatgggttattttataacgaaaaataatcaatttgtttggttgtttgtcATTTACAGTGTTTCTCAAACGTTCCACATCATTTAGGGTTTATATTAACGTTTTCGTCAGAAACGCAAACAATTATGGCGCACTGATTCTGCATGAACGTTTTACAAATGTTAGAAAGTTGTACATTTTCACACTTAAGAAGAATCCGTTACAGAAAGTGTTCCGTTATACTAAACATCGAATATTACACATTGTAGACTGTAAGCTGCGTTAAACGTTTTGCTTAAACGCATATAAACCAGCAACGCGAACAAAAGATAGATAGATTGACAGATTGGTTCTTTGGACAAACTTTTTGAAGAAATACAGCACACGTCTATACAAACATAGAGAAGACTACAAGGAAGAAATAGTAGATAACAGTCGTGTTTCGTCAGTTAGAATGTAGGAGATTGAAGGAAGAACAAGATAGCTTCCACGAACAATGTCACTGCACAAAGTGGTACACCATCAAAGCCCAGAGAGGTAGAGTGCCTCTTTAGCAATCAAAATGTACGCAAGTGAACCAAGTGCCTTGGTACTTACTCTCATACCCTCCCAACGTGATACGGCACGAAGCGGGCGTAAGGCGCGCAGTGTACGCATCGAACGGAACGCTGGAATATCGGCCGCTCCCACCCAGATAGCGGCAAGGTTTATCAGCGATAGCTAAGGGGAAAAAATCATTGAACGAAGGAAAAGATACGCAATGAAACGGAAATCAACGAAAGATAATTAGCAGGAAGATGCACTAAACGCAATCATCTTAATTTAACCGATACACATATATCACACATTGTGTGTTTACTTATCTTAATTATATATAATTGGTTAATATGTTACAAGACTAATTTGCTTAGGTAATTGTTTTCCCTCTATTGCTGTTTGTGTGATTGTGTGAGAAACTATGGCTAAAGTAATTATTGTTAACTATGATTGTTTTGCTATGTATTATGATATGGAGATAACAGAATTATATGAGGGTCCAGTCAATGGTTTTCACGACGCACAGGACGATTATACTCACCATTACGATAATAAAATCAAGCCAACACCAAGCATTCGTAAAGTATACTTTAAAACCTAAAGCTAACCATTTGATTAACatctctaaaaaaaatatcactgTGAATATTCGGTCCATATAATAAAGGATATCTTGCAGGATTGGGCGTTGTGGAAGATGTACATCTTCGAGAGCCTGTAGGGTTGCAGAAAGAAGCAGAACAAACGATCATATCAAACGCAAAGTCAGAGGAATTAATCTCATCAATCGTTGGAAGAGCAGGAAGTCCGATCGTCAATTGCTCGTGACACACTTACCAATGCTAAGCTACTAAGCAAAATCATAGTAATTACAGCAGTCTCGAAGTACTTGTTCTCAATCAGCTGGAACGTTTTGAGACGTAGGTTTGCCCAGCCCTGCCAAAACGGAGCATCATCGTCTCCAGCGAGCACTGGGAACTTTTTATAGCAATTATCCGGGCAGCAGTCCGCCGGTGAATCTTCGATCACTTCATCCTCCTCGGCGTGAATAATAAGCTCACCATCTAGCGGACCTTCTTCGCCTTCGCCTTCGTCATCGAGCTCTGGACAAGTGAACAGAACATTTGTAGTGTGTGAAAGAAGGACTTTTCATTCGCACTGGGAACGTCGGTACATACCTTCGTCAATTCCTAAATCCTCCTTGCTGGCATCACGTTTTTCTTCGCCCTCCATCGTTTCGGCGCTGCCTTTGTGGCTTTCGTCCTTGAATGGGCGATTTTTGTGACTGCCATAAGATTTGATACTGGCAGTATCATCGTCCTGCAAGGACACGCCTCTATGATTCAGTTCATGTTCTAATTTATTATCTTGATGATTACTAATAGAATTGCCTATCACCTAATTATCAAGACATAATACACACATAATGAGATTAATGTTTTGCTTAGCagctaaagttttttttgtagtaaagTGAATGAGTGTGTGTATAAAAACTGTCAGGATGCAGACAAAATGAGTTCATGTGCCGTAGTGGTTAAAATGAAATGGGTAAACTGTGAGGAAGTTTTGATGAACAATATGACAAAACGGAAATCTCAAACCCATACTAAACAGAATCTATGAATGGATGCGAAAGTGCGAAAGTATCGATAGAAAGAAGTACGTACCTTTGAGTTGTTCATGATctgcttgtttttctttgccttgTTCTTCAGATCACCGTGAATGGTAAATTCCATTCCATCTCCTATTGCTACTTCCAGCTGGTTGTGTTCCTTGATGCCTTTCTTCAGCAGCCCATCAGCCAGTATGTCATCTGGAGTAAGTTCCAGCTCATTTTCACCATGTTCTGCAGATATACATGGACATACTCCTTTGCCTAatgcatgtgttttttgtttgtttgtatatttgtttgtttgtgtgtcatGATTCAGTTTCCATATGGACGGTTGTGCATAATTTTCACATATTCATACGGTGGTACCATATTATGTTTTCGTTATGATTtcaaatggaataaattacCATTGGTATAATATAATTTCCAATCGGTGGAATCCAAAATAAGTCGAGCAAGAGAAGAACATCGGAAGTTTCACAAATGGCATATGGCATAGTATTCCATTTTACGCAGTTTGTTTCAATGTGCAGTTAGCATAGGAACATTTATAATATAGAAGTAGATAAATCGAGAGAAAAAATTGATACACTTGAATTAAGAATCGCTTGTTGGTACACGGATATTTTAAATAtcagagcacacacacacacacatacacacatagacatttcatcaaaatacaacaaagaaatgcaaacaacctttttcaatgcaaacaacgacaacgacaacgaTGTCTACTATCATCAGGAAAGTACCACAATcaggaaagaaaatacaagCGTGGCAAAACACATACTATTTTGGGGAAGAACAGTAGGTAAACACAACACGAACAATACATTTACAGTTTACTGTACAAATCATCGAAAGTAGTAGGTATTGGTATTTTGCGTAAAAATATCAACACGATCAAAACCTGCGTTATTATGTATGTAAATTAATGTTCCCTCAAATCAAACAGCTTTAAATTCCAGAATTATTCATAAATCAAATGGAATTGGAGCTATATCCTTAATAGCCACTGTCACTGTTGGTGCAACCAACAAGAATGAGAAAGCTTAGTAGTACTATAGGTAGTAGTTAGCTTAACTTGCTCcgttaaacagggtaagattACAAGCTATTCCGCGAAAGTAGCTTTGACACGACTGACAAAACGTTCGCAAATTAATAATATCTTTAGTAAATTGCAAACTGCTTTTTTAAaactctttttctcttttaaaacaatgttGTTTAAGAGTGAGTGGGtaggaagtttatttattttttttttaataattgcgTTATCATGCTATTTAAAAGTTGTAGTGTACTCAAAATCATAATAGATAATTATCTTTCTCtataaaatgcttcaaatattCCGAAGCTATTTTGTAATATTACAAGGACACAATCAAACATCGAATTACCTTAAGCGAGACACTAACCAACGATACACATATGCTCGAAAAATTTTCGGTTTTAcgtctttttttagtttttttttcttcataacaCACAAACGTATTAACAATACATGATGAATTACTACCAAACTAGCAACAGATAGTATACAGCTCTATTACTACTTTCGGTAGAAGGATAAAATCCACTTTTAACGATGCTAATCAAATGGAAAATTGCTAACACTAAACGAAACACACTTTCGGGGAATATTTGAcatggttttaaattttggacACTGATTGTGCCACACCAATTCAAGCAAGTTtcttatattatattatattatattacatTGTAGATGCGCAACTACTatcctgctttttttttaattcatgcaTTTTTAGATTAAATGGTGAACCAGCTGCCTATTTTTAAAACCTTGCGTAAATCTCGAAATTCGATCTTTTTTGATGACGGTAATAGGATGGCAGGATGTTTGGAAAACACTGCATTTTGAAGTTAACGATACTATTACGAGTTGGTGTTACTCGTAACAGAAAACATATAACTGCTACGGTTAAATATGCTGCATAATATTTACGATGTGCGATTTCCGCTAAACGTATCACTGGGTATTTGTATTAATTAGATATCTTAAAAGTTTGTAGGTCTAGTTTACCAGAAACTTTACGTTTGCTCGGATAGTTacaaatttgcaaataaacgGAAATTAAGTTGCGCACCTACTATGTAAATTTTAAGATAGAAATGTAACATTCAGTTTATTAAGTTTTGTTAAACTTTAATGTCATACGTTTTATATCTAAACCAATTACAAAAGATGTATCGATCGCTTCACTCATTGCATCCGATAGCACATTGATGTCAAACAACCCCGAAATTATCACAAATCAGCAACCTTTGGTGGGATTCTGGTTGGAAACTATCTACACTACGGTGGGCAATACAAAATAAACTTAAGTTTGATCGCACACTAGCGCTAATATTAGTAGCGGTAGTGTAAGTGGATAGTAACCTTCTTCCTATTACAAAGCAAGGTGTATTTGCTTACCTGTAGGTTGCACCGATGCTATTTGACtcgttaatttgtttttcacaaaCTTGAGTGCATTTGCTATGTTCGCCTTGATCCAATTAGAAAAGCGTGATATTCTGTTAAACGCTTCAGCGATCTTGTTGGTCTCGTTGTCTGCCGTTGGTGCGGACAGGGATGAAGAACCGAAATTTGACAAAAGCAAAGCTAAGAAAAGATTAAGAACCTGCAAAATAGAGTCATTGGTGAACTATGGGTGAACACTCACGACTATGCAAATGCTAGGTTACTTACGACTAAATTTCCTATTACTACCGTAGCCAGGAAAAATGGTATGCATGACACATCGCCAACAAGCATACAGTCCCACATGGATTCGATCCATTCACCGCACAGCACACGGAACACAATCATAAAGGAATGCATGAAATCGGTAAAATTCCATCTTGGCAGATCTTGGTCTGGGAACAGATGCACATTATCTGGAAGAATTTATTTCGAAtagaattgaagaaaaatacgAACGATGCGCGATTAGGATTAGGCGTTCACCAGCACTCTAAGAAAAATGTGAAAGCACTTGATTTACAAATAATCCGCGTGGAGAAGCTAGCAGATTGCAGATTATCGAGGCATTTGTAAGCTGTTTCTAGAGCTCTTGTTGTTCTAAAAGCTTGTCGTttaatttgttgttattttgttttgtttagcaaaCAATGGTATGCAAGACAGTAACCAGCGGACATTGAACAGTCTAGTACATGTTCGCTGTAAATCAGAACAAAATACCAAATGCAAGAAAATAGCGACTGATTTAAATACGATCGTTGAAGTCTCTGGCACTCAAATGAAATTATTGTAGTTTTACACAAATTTATACGGATGCATCGACCTTAAACCTTTGTGTTTAGTGATCAGATAACAAATAACGACacaattgtaaataatttagGTGACACATTAGCAGTCATAGATTTTCTTACAAATgataaaaagttataaattGTAATTGATTTGCAAGGCGCATATTTGAACATAAAGCAATATGTTTAAGAAACAATGGATATTGTACGCTAAATACTCTACCTTCAGTCTTATTCATTGTTTCATCTCTAGTCTTTCGAATTATGTTTCTAGTCTTTTTACGAATGTACAACCATTTGAGGGGCTTCATTGAACTACATTAGAActattattttgcaaaagcaTAGCAAAAGCACCCTTCAGCTATTGTACTATTATGTACTATGGAAGTGGTAAGCACTGGCCACCGTTGAAAATACCATTCACAATCAACTATTTTCCATGCTCTTGCCAAATCTCACTAGTATGTAGTGTAATGTGTACATTTATACAAAATGGTTCGGAGTGAACGAATTTTGCGCACGTAACGATTGCCTTGTTTTTTCCGCTGTGATTTATGGTTGTCTTGTACGATGCTTTCAATCACAAAGTGTTTTGCGCCATTGCAGAGCTAGCTACTTACCGACATAGTTCTTTCCGAACAGCTGCATTCCCATCACGGCAAAGATGAAGATGATAATGCAGAGCACGAACGTCAGATTACCTAACGCTCCCATCGTTCTGCCCATGATGGAAATGAGTAAATTCAGCGTTGGCCAGGATTTGGCGAGCTTAAAGACTCgaagctgttgttttttttgtttcaaatgatTTGCGTGTAACGTAAGTTTTAGGTTTTTATTGTGGTAGATGATGATGCGTCAGATCGCAAAATAAAATGAGTTTTAATTTGTACagtttttaatgcgaaatggttTTGAGTATGCGTACGATAGCGATGTTGTTGATGCATGTTATGGTATAtgtgtttgttgcattttttttaattttttcgcaAGAAGTGTATAAATTACATACGATTAAtgtgagaaagaaaagaaccatgaaaaagaagaaagagagaaaaagagagatagTAGAGAAAATTGGCAAGTAatagaaagcatttttttcatcaaccGTATGTTTTCTTATAACTATCAGAACAAGTCAATATTCCTTTCAGTGATGTTCCTTCGTGTTAGGGATCATGGGAgagtagtatttttttttattattgtatttATCCAGTACAGTGGTAAACCCTACCATGCTGTTTCATCTAAATACATCCACTAATTGCAATCGAATACTTCTATGGCTTATGCAAGTATTCGTATAGATCCATTCCCTTCGTCTTCGACTACATCGTAAGATCTTTTATC
The DNA window shown above is from Anopheles funestus chromosome 3RL, idAnoFuneDA-416_04, whole genome shotgun sequence and carries:
- the LOC125769886 gene encoding sodium channel protein para isoform X21; the encoded protein is MTEDSDSISEEERSLFRPFTRESLQAIEARIADEEAKQRELERKRAEGESDFGRKKKKKEIRYDDEDEDEGPQPDPTLEQGVPVPVRMQGNFPPELASTPLEDIDGFYSNQRTFVVVSKGKDIFRFSATNALYVLDPFNPIRRVAIYILVHPLFSLFIITTILVNCILMIMPTTPTVESTEVIFTGIYTFESAVKVMARGFILQPFTYLRDAWNWLDFVVIALAYVTMGIDLGNLAALRTFRVLRALKTVAIVPGLKTIVGAVIESVKNLRDVIILTMFSLSVFALMGLQIYMGVLTQKCIKEFPMDGSWGNLTHENWELFNSNETNWFYSISGDIPLCGNSSGAGQCDEGYICLQGYGINPNYGYTSFDTFGWAFLSAFRLMTQDYWENLYQLVLRSAGPWHMLFFIVIIFLGSFYLVNLILAIVAMSYDELQKKAEEEEAAEEEALREAEEAAAAKAAKLEAQQAAAAAAANPEIAKSPSDFSCHSYELFVGQEKGNDDNNKEKMSIRSEGLESVSEITRTTAPTATAAGTAKARKVSAFTIRNGRGRFVGVPGSDRKPLVLSTYLDAQEHLPYADDSNAVTPMSEENGAIIVPVYYANLGSRHSSYTSHQSRISYTSHGDLLGGMTKESRLRNRSARNTNHSIVPPPNATNLSYADTNHKGQRDFDMTQDCTDDAGKIKHNDNPFIEPAQTQTVVDMKDVMVLNDIIEQAAGRHSRASDHGEDDDEDGPTFKDKAIEFLMKMIDIFCVWDCCWVWLKFQEGVAFIVFDPFVELFITLCIVVNTLFMALDHHDMDPDMEKALKSGNYFFTATFAIEATMKLIAMSPKYYFQEGWNIFDFIIVALSLLELGLEGVQGLSVLRSFRLLRVFKLAKSWPTLNLLISIMGRTVGALGNLTFVLCIIIFIFAVMGMQLFGKNYTDNVHLFPDQDLPRWNFTDFMHSFMIVFRVLCGEWIESMWDCMLVGDVSCIPFFLATVVIGNLVVLNLFLALLLSNFGSSSLSAPTADNETNKIAEAFNRISRFSNWIKANIANALKFVKNKLTSQIASVQPTGKGVCPCISAEHGENELELTPDDILADGLLKKGIKEHNQLEVAIGDGMEFTIHGDLKNKAKKNKQIMNNSKVIGNSISNHQDNKLEHELNHRGVSLQDDDTASIKSYGSHKNRPFKDESHKGSAETMEGEEKRDASKEDLGIDEELDDEGEGEEGPLDGELIIHAEEDEVIEDSPADCCPDNCYKKFPVLAGDDDAPFWQGWANLRLKTFQLIENKYFETAVITMILLSSLALALEDVHLPQRPILQDILYYMDRIFTVIFFLEMLIKWLALGFKVYFTNAWCWLDFIIVMVSLINFVASLCGAGGIQAFKTMRTLRALRPLRAMSRMQGMRVVVNALVQAIPSIFNVLLVCLIFWLIFAIMGVQLFAGKYFKCVDKNKTTLPHEIIPDVNACKAENYTWENSPMNFDHVGKAYLCLFQVATFKGWIQIMNDAIDSRDVGKQPIRETNIYMYLYFVFFIIFGSFFTLNLFIGVIIDNFNEQKKKAGGSLEMFMTEDQKKYYNAMKKMGSKKPLKAIPRPRWRPQAIVFEIVTNKKFDMIIMLFIGFNMLTMTLDHYKQSETFSAVLDYLNMIFICIFSSECLMKIFALRYHYFIEPWNLFDFVVVILSILGLVLSDLIEKYFVSPTLLRVVRVAKVGRVLRLVKGAKGIRTLLFALAMSLPALFNICLLLFLVMFIFAIFGMSFFMHVKDKSGLDDVYNFKTFGQSMILLFQMSTSAGWDGVLDGIINEEDCLPPDNDKGYPGNCGSSTIGITYLLAYLVISFLIVINMYIAVILENYSQATEDVQEGLTDDDYDMYYEIWQQFDPDGTQYVRYDQLSDFLDVLEPPLQIHKPNRYKIISMDIPICRGDMMFCVDILDALTKDFFARKGNPIEETAELGEVQQRPDEVGYEPVSSTLWRQREEYCARLIQHAWKRYKQRHGGGTDGSTGDDLEIDACDNGNDGGNGNDNDGSGGAAIGSGDNGSQIAGGSIGGGVGTPGSGKSKGILGGSQANIGVVDHSLSSKESPDSNGDPQGRQTAVLVESDGFVTKNGHRVVIHSRSPSITSRTADV